One window from the genome of Candidatus Tiamatella incendiivivens encodes:
- a CDS encoding MFS transporter, with protein MKRLLAAIGIIAFSIMFSIAIVGPLLSTLADVEGIPLGSKPNTSIGIIFALGGLSLALAQIPFARLADKYGRKPFVITGSISVATTVLLIGYSHTTANMLGLHLHLNRVGWDASTVTLATMRTLQGIAAAATWPVLLSIIASEIPEEKMGTAMGVFGASFGLGMSLGPVIGPALASTSNIHTPFILSAILATISALVALHIRETWRPIQKTGESKASLRDPRLIGLGLISFTLLYAMGSLVVIYPRYMVDTLNLGLDKLAIAMALASLTYSLLQPITGKLADMLDKRLLVAVSHPLTGLAVLLAALSTTPTNIYISMLLFGVGGAIAFPAATAILGSIAPEGMEGAYTGVYNAMLSLGVTISPITIGLLADTTGYVTAFATVLPTVLAGTIGFLATNSHTHL; from the coding sequence TTGAAGAGGCTCCTCGCTGCAATAGGCATAATTGCCTTCTCAATAATGTTCTCAATAGCCATAGTAGGCCCACTCCTGTCCACCCTAGCAGACGTGGAAGGCATACCGCTAGGCTCCAAGCCTAATACAAGTATAGGCATAATATTCGCTCTAGGAGGTCTATCTCTAGCCCTAGCGCAAATACCTTTCGCCCGCCTCGCAGACAAGTACGGTAGAAAACCCTTCGTAATAACCGGCAGCATAAGTGTTGCCACAACAGTCCTCCTCATCGGCTACTCTCATACAACTGCGAATATGCTAGGGTTACACCTACACTTAAACCGCGTAGGATGGGACGCCTCTACAGTTACATTAGCAACAATGAGGACGCTTCAAGGCATAGCCGCTGCTGCAACGTGGCCTGTCCTACTCTCAATAATAGCAAGCGAGATCCCCGAAGAGAAAATGGGTACAGCCATGGGCGTATTCGGTGCATCATTCGGCCTCGGAATGAGCCTAGGCCCAGTAATAGGCCCAGCCCTTGCTTCTACATCAAATATACACACTCCGTTCATACTTTCAGCGATTCTAGCCACAATATCTGCACTAGTCGCACTCCATATACGGGAAACCTGGAGACCGATACAGAAAACTGGGGAGTCAAAAGCTAGCCTAAGGGATCCACGCCTCATAGGTCTTGGGCTGATAAGCTTCACACTACTCTACGCGATGGGATCACTGGTTGTAATATATCCCCGCTATATGGTGGATACCCTAAACCTAGGCCTAGATAAACTGGCCATAGCGATGGCACTCGCAAGCCTAACATACAGCCTCCTACAGCCAATAACTGGGAAACTAGCAGATATGCTAGATAAAAGGCTCCTCGTAGCAGTAAGCCATCCCCTTACAGGCCTAGCAGTCCTACTCGCAGCCTTATCAACCACACCCACCAACATATACATCTCAATGCTTCTCTTCGGAGTGGGAGGAGCAATAGCATTTCCAGCGGCAACAGCAATCCTAGGGAGCATAGCCCCAGAGGGAATGGAGGGAGCATACACCGGAGTATACAATGCAATGCTCAGCCTAGGAGTAACAATCTCACCCATAACAATAGGCCTCCTAGCCGACACAACAGGCTATGTGACAGCCTTCGCTACAGTCCTACCCACAGTACTAGCTGGGACAATAGGTTTCCTAGCAACCAACAGTCATACACACCTATAA
- a CDS encoding acyl--CoA ligase, whose amino-acid sequence MSVQFDFLWKYLDYWASVDSGFPALKFHGEVVSYGLLKDRVDRVAGSLVVHGVGKGDRVATVLPMRPEYIYMYLACARIGAICVPMDVRYRISEFRRFLGHVKPKVVVALDSYGDNNIRGTLEEIRDEIGRPLIYYLNSEPSFHELLDGEPLGEPVPQTPDDSILIIFTGGTTGVPKATLLSHRNIVSMAVGELNGIINYIGREERMTFLVHLPPSHVGGTTELFTTGLVNGAKMVLVDHWRPDVIVQLLREEKIAFFGAVPTMYALIFSLPIQPPPMELCVTAGERLNPELLKRMQEWCGKIAVGYGSTETAGFATFSRPWDDPLKFAEGYVGVPLEGVDVKIVDDSGKELPDGEVGEVLVVGPVVSKGYFNQPEETGKGFHNGYWVSGDLGYKRGSELYIEGRKKEVIRVGSYTVLPTEVEEVVMRNPKVAMAAAIGVPHEIYGEVVWLVVVPKQGESISKEELIEACRRELADYKVPRRVLVRDSMPMTRLGKTDRIRLKEAILRELSGSK is encoded by the coding sequence TTGTCTGTTCAATTCGATTTCCTATGGAAATACCTTGATTACTGGGCCTCCGTGGACAGTGGATTCCCGGCTTTGAAGTTTCATGGAGAAGTTGTGAGCTATGGTTTACTCAAGGATAGAGTTGACAGGGTGGCTGGATCCCTCGTCGTGCATGGTGTGGGGAAGGGGGATAGGGTGGCTACTGTTCTCCCCATGAGGCCCGAGTACATATACATGTACTTGGCGTGCGCGAGGATTGGTGCTATATGTGTACCCATGGATGTCAGGTACAGGATCAGCGAGTTCAGAAGGTTCCTGGGCCATGTTAAACCCAAGGTTGTAGTAGCGCTCGACAGTTACGGTGATAACAATATAAGGGGTACATTGGAGGAGATCAGGGATGAGATCGGCAGGCCATTAATATATTATTTGAACTCAGAGCCCAGCTTCCACGAGTTACTCGACGGGGAGCCGTTGGGGGAGCCTGTGCCTCAGACACCGGATGATAGTATATTGATTATATTCACAGGCGGGACTACCGGTGTTCCTAAGGCTACTTTGTTGTCGCATAGGAATATTGTCTCAATGGCTGTTGGGGAGTTGAATGGCATAATTAATTATATAGGTAGGGAGGAGAGAATGACTTTCCTAGTACACCTACCTCCAAGTCATGTTGGAGGTACAACAGAGCTCTTCACAACAGGCCTGGTGAATGGCGCGAAAATGGTCCTAGTAGACCACTGGAGGCCTGATGTGATAGTTCAGTTACTGAGGGAGGAGAAGATAGCTTTCTTCGGAGCAGTACCCACAATGTACGCCCTCATATTCTCATTACCCATCCAACCACCGCCTATGGAGCTGTGTGTGACGGCGGGGGAGAGATTGAACCCTGAGCTACTTAAGAGGATGCAGGAGTGGTGTGGCAAGATAGCTGTTGGTTATGGGTCGACTGAGACAGCCGGGTTCGCAACTTTCTCCCGGCCTTGGGATGACCCGTTGAAGTTCGCTGAGGGATACGTGGGTGTGCCTCTCGAGGGAGTTGACGTAAAAATCGTTGATGACTCTGGTAAGGAGCTCCCGGACGGGGAGGTCGGGGAGGTTCTGGTTGTGGGGCCTGTTGTGAGTAAGGGTTACTTCAACCAGCCCGAGGAGACTGGGAAAGGGTTCCACAACGGGTACTGGGTTAGCGGTGACCTGGGCTATAAGCGCGGCTCAGAGCTGTATATTGAGGGTAGGAAGAAGGAGGTTATCAGGGTTGGGAGCTATACTGTCCTCCCTACTGAGGTTGAGGAGGTTGTTATGAGGAACCCTAAGGTCGCTATGGCAGCAGCGATAGGGGTGCCCCACGAGATTTACGGGGAGGTTGTCTGGCTTGTTGTGGTGCCTAAGCAGGGTGAGTCTATTAGTAAGGAGGAGTTGATTGAGGCTTGCCGGAGGGAGCTTGCTGACTACAAGGTGCCCCGGCGGGTTCTTGTGAGGGATAGTATGCCTATGACTAGGCTTGGGAAGACTGATAGGATAAGGTTGAAGGAGGCTATCCTGCGGGAGCTTTCCGGATCAAAGTAG
- a CDS encoding type II toxin-antitoxin system RelE/ParE family toxin, whose translation MPCKIELSKSAEKFLRKAPKDLVKRVNERLRELSDNPICEARLKGSLRDLCKSRIGDIRIAYILRPCTIIIVEIGYRGKFYDKLGKHD comes from the coding sequence TTGCCCTGTAAAATCGAGTTAAGTAAAAGTGCAGAAAAGTTCCTTAGAAAAGCTCCAAAAGACCTAGTTAAGAGAGTCAATGAGAGACTAAGGGAATTATCCGATAACCCCATATGCGAGGCGCGGCTCAAGGGAAGCCTACGTGATCTCTGCAAGTCCCGCATAGGAGACATTAGAATAGCATACATACTCAGGCCATGTACAATAATAATCGTAGAAATAGGCTATAGAGGCAAGTTCTACGACAAACTGGGAAAACATGACTAA